The following coding sequences are from one Pseudomonas oryzae window:
- a CDS encoding NAD(P)/FAD-dependent oxidoreductase → MTHHIVIVGGGAGGIELATRLGRRLGKRGQARITLVDANLTHIWKPLLHEVAAGSLNSSENELNYVAQAKWNHFKFQAGRMCGLDRARKVIRLEAIHDDRGEELVPAREIAYDTLVLAVGSKTNDFGTTGAAEHCLFLDSRAQAERFHNLLLNQYLCAHAHPQREGAAQINVAIVGAGATGVELAAELHHAALLLAAYGLEGIRPQDLNLTLIEAGPRVVPALPERISRPVHSTLEKLGITVLVNSPVKEVTAEGLHTADGQFIPATLKVWAAGIRAPEFLADIDGLESNRINQLVVQATLQTTRDEHIFALGDCAACPMEDGKSVPPRAQAAHQQASLLAKSLARRLQGQPLLEYRYRDYGSLISLSSFSAVGNLMGNLTGDVMLEGRLARWFYISLYRLHQMALYGPFRTLLLMISDRLGRSTEPRLKLH, encoded by the coding sequence ATGACCCATCACATCGTGATCGTCGGCGGCGGCGCCGGCGGCATCGAACTGGCGACCCGCCTGGGACGCCGCCTCGGCAAGCGCGGCCAGGCGCGCATCACCCTGGTTGACGCCAACCTCACCCACATCTGGAAACCGCTGCTGCACGAGGTGGCCGCCGGCTCGCTGAACTCCTCGGAGAACGAGCTGAACTACGTCGCCCAGGCCAAGTGGAACCACTTCAAGTTCCAGGCCGGCCGCATGTGCGGCCTCGACCGCGCGCGCAAGGTGATCCGTCTCGAGGCCATTCACGACGACCGCGGCGAGGAACTGGTGCCGGCGCGCGAGATCGCCTACGACACCCTGGTGCTGGCGGTCGGCAGCAAGACCAACGACTTCGGCACGACCGGGGCGGCCGAACACTGCCTGTTCCTCGACTCGCGCGCCCAGGCCGAACGCTTCCACAATCTGCTGCTCAACCAGTACCTGTGCGCCCACGCCCACCCGCAGCGCGAGGGCGCGGCGCAGATCAACGTGGCCATCGTCGGCGCCGGCGCCACCGGCGTCGAACTGGCCGCCGAACTGCACCACGCAGCCCTGCTGCTAGCCGCCTACGGCCTGGAGGGCATCCGCCCGCAGGACCTCAACCTGACCCTGATCGAGGCCGGCCCACGGGTGGTTCCCGCCCTGCCCGAGCGCATCAGCCGGCCGGTGCACAGCACCCTGGAGAAGCTGGGCATCACCGTACTGGTCAACTCGCCGGTCAAGGAGGTCACCGCCGAAGGCCTGCACACCGCCGACGGCCAGTTCATCCCGGCCACCCTCAAGGTATGGGCGGCCGGCATCCGCGCGCCGGAATTCCTCGCCGACATCGACGGCCTGGAAAGCAACCGGATCAACCAGCTGGTGGTGCAAGCGACCCTGCAGACCACCCGCGACGAGCACATCTTCGCTCTCGGCGACTGCGCCGCCTGCCCGATGGAGGATGGCAAGAGCGTGCCGCCGCGCGCCCAGGCCGCCCACCAGCAGGCCTCGCTGCTGGCCAAGTCCCTGGCGCGCCGCCTGCAGGGCCAGCCGCTGCTGGAGTACCGTTATCGTGACTACGGCTCGCTGATCTCGCTGTCGAGCTTCAGCGCCGTGGGCAACCTGATGGGCAATCTGACCGGCGACGTGATGCTCGAGGGGCGCCTGGCGCGCTGGTTCTACATCTCGCTGTATCGCCTGCACCAGATGGCGCTGTACGGGCCGTTCCGCACCCTGCTGCTGATGATCAGCGATCGTCTCGGCCGCAGCACCGAACCGCGCCTCAAGCTGCACTGA
- a CDS encoding DUF3094 family protein — MPSRLSPEDQRRVEHYLSAPQHQVERQPFRPWLLLAVVLAVVVGLGLLSRLLASLAQ, encoded by the coding sequence ATGCCCAGTCGCCTGAGCCCCGAAGACCAGCGCCGCGTCGAGCACTACCTGAGCGCTCCGCAACACCAGGTCGAACGCCAACCGTTCCGCCCCTGGCTGCTGCTGGCCGTCGTGCTGGCCGTGGTCGTCGGCCTGGGCCTGCTGAGCCGCCTGCTGGCCTCCCTCGCGCAATGA
- a CDS encoding GNAT family N-acetyltransferase: MHLREVTSADHAALHALWARTPGIQLRAEDACAPFCAYLERNPGLSLLAEVDGAIVASLLAGHDGRRGYLQHLVVDPGHRRRGIASALIEAVLARLAAQGIAKSHVFVLDAAPAALAFWRARRGWLERRDIRVFSTVEQKA, translated from the coding sequence ATGCACCTGCGCGAAGTCACCTCTGCCGATCATGCCGCTCTCCATGCGCTGTGGGCGCGTACCCCGGGCATCCAGTTGCGCGCCGAGGATGCCTGCGCGCCCTTCTGCGCCTACCTGGAGCGCAACCCCGGGCTCAGTCTGCTCGCCGAAGTCGATGGCGCCATCGTTGCCAGCCTGCTGGCCGGGCATGACGGTAGGCGCGGCTACCTGCAGCACCTGGTGGTGGATCCCGGCCATCGGCGCCGCGGTATCGCCAGCGCACTGATCGAGGCGGTGCTGGCGCGCCTGGCCGCGCAGGGTATCGCCAAGAGCCATGTCTTCGTCCTCGACGCCGCGCCGGCGGCACTGGCGTTCTGGCGCGCCCGCCGCGGCTGGCTCGAGCGTCGCGATATCCGTGTTTTTTCCACTGTGGAGCAGAAAGCATGA
- a CDS encoding FAD/FMN-containing dehydrogenase, translating to MKAWLLLGLVLLVGSAQALETGERLPPWTLSDQFEQSYTLDDQLHILLVARSMDGAKLVKAALEGRPKGYLEARRALFVADISGMPSLIGKLFAIPAMRDYSYRVLLDREAQVVPQYAAPEAGVLWLQLEQGVLRERRSFTDAAALRTALEQVAP from the coding sequence ATGAAAGCATGGCTGTTGCTGGGGCTGGTCCTGCTGGTCGGCAGCGCGCAGGCGCTGGAGACCGGCGAGCGTTTGCCGCCCTGGACCCTGAGCGATCAGTTCGAGCAGTCCTACACCCTCGATGACCAGCTGCATATCCTGCTGGTGGCGCGCAGCATGGACGGCGCCAAGCTGGTCAAGGCGGCGCTGGAGGGCCGACCCAAGGGCTACCTCGAGGCGCGTCGGGCGCTGTTCGTCGCCGACATCAGTGGCATGCCCAGCCTGATCGGCAAGCTGTTCGCCATCCCGGCGATGCGCGACTACAGCTACCGTGTGCTGCTCGATCGCGAGGCGCAGGTGGTGCCGCAGTACGCCGCCCCCGAGGCGGGCGTGCTGTGGCTGCAGCTGGAGCAGGGCGTGCTGCGCGAGCGGCGCAGCTTCACCGATGCGGCGGCGCTGCGCACGGCGCTGGAGCAGGTCGCGCCGTGA
- a CDS encoding energy-coupling factor ABC transporter permease — MIAAELLSEASLWLGALLFLPLLLAALWHAPWVELCSDFRRQHLLFGTVLALFLLWLVRRDFASGLSFHFIGMTAVTLLLDWPLAVLSAFAAQLALVGLGRQDALALGVNGVLLILIPVLVTEACARAVERLQPRNLFVYIFFSGFFPAALVAVLVLLAGLGVLLNDGIYQMPPWLDDFAGFLWLIMFPEAFINGTVITALVVYYPEWLETFNRTRYLQAPWKEEGKGGDES, encoded by the coding sequence GTGATCGCCGCCGAACTGCTCAGCGAGGCCAGCCTGTGGCTGGGCGCCCTGCTGTTCCTGCCGCTGCTGCTGGCGGCGCTCTGGCATGCGCCCTGGGTCGAGCTGTGCAGCGATTTCCGCCGCCAGCACCTGCTGTTCGGCACCGTGCTGGCGCTGTTCCTGCTGTGGCTGGTGCGGCGCGACTTCGCCTCCGGGTTGTCCTTCCACTTCATCGGCATGACCGCGGTGACCCTGTTGCTCGACTGGCCGCTGGCGGTACTGTCGGCCTTCGCCGCGCAGCTGGCGCTGGTCGGCCTGGGGCGCCAGGATGCCCTGGCGCTGGGGGTCAACGGCGTGCTGCTGATCCTCATCCCGGTGCTGGTCACCGAGGCCTGTGCGCGGGCGGTCGAGCGTCTGCAGCCGCGCAACCTGTTCGTCTACATCTTCTTCAGCGGGTTCTTTCCGGCGGCGCTGGTGGCGGTGCTGGTGCTGCTCGCCGGTCTCGGCGTGCTGCTCAATGACGGTATCTACCAGATGCCGCCCTGGCTGGACGACTTCGCCGGCTTCCTCTGGTTGATCATGTTCCCCGAGGCCTTCATCAACGGCACGGTGATCACCGCGCTGGTGGTCTACTACCCGGAGTGGCTGGAGACCTTCAACCGCACCCGCTACCTGCAGGCGCCGTGGAAGGAGGAGGGCAAGGGTGGGGACGAGAGCTGA
- the arfA gene encoding alternative ribosome rescue factor ArfA yields the protein MAKQRKSGPNKAKSLVAQPLFRCRQEQPAKGKGSYRREAFRFTDREASSFVAPANLAA from the coding sequence ATGGCCAAGCAACGCAAATCCGGCCCGAACAAGGCCAAATCCCTGGTCGCACAACCGCTGTTCCGCTGTCGCCAGGAACAGCCCGCCAAGGGCAAGGGCAGCTACCGCCGCGAAGCCTTCCGGTTCACCGACCGGGAGGCTTCTTCCTTTGTGGCTCCGGCAAATCTCGCCGCCTGA
- the holA gene encoding DNA polymerase III subunit delta, protein MKLNPAQLAKHLQGPLAPVYVVSGDEPLLCQEACDAIRATCRARDFSERQVFHADAGFDWNLLREASASLSLFAEKRLLELRLPSAKPSDEGIAVLLDYLARPAEDTVLLLSLPRLDGKVQKSKWAKALIEGDNSQFVQIWPVDATQLPQWLRQRLSQAGLAASAEAVDLLVARIEGNLLAAVQEIEKLKLLVEGNQVDAATVQASVADSARFDLFGLLDAALGGEAAHALRMLEGLRGEGVEAAVILWGLARELRLLASLAQQHGQGLPLERLIAQAKPPIFGKRQGLVGRAVQRHPASRWQQLLRDAQRIDEQIKGQAPGDPWNGLAQLTLQIAGVRLSLPSE, encoded by the coding sequence ATGAAACTCAATCCCGCACAGCTGGCCAAGCACCTGCAGGGCCCGCTCGCCCCCGTCTACGTGGTCAGCGGCGACGAGCCGCTGCTCTGCCAGGAAGCCTGCGACGCCATCCGCGCCACCTGCCGCGCCCGCGACTTCAGCGAGCGCCAGGTGTTCCACGCCGATGCCGGCTTCGACTGGAACCTGCTGCGCGAGGCCAGCGCCAGCCTGTCGCTGTTCGCTGAAAAACGCCTGCTCGAGCTGCGCCTGCCCTCCGCCAAACCGAGCGACGAAGGCATCGCCGTGCTGCTCGACTATCTGGCGCGCCCGGCCGAAGACACCGTGCTGCTGCTCAGCCTGCCGCGCCTCGACGGCAAGGTGCAGAAGAGCAAGTGGGCCAAGGCGCTGATCGAGGGCGACAACAGCCAGTTCGTGCAAATCTGGCCGGTGGACGCCACGCAGTTGCCGCAGTGGCTCCGTCAGCGTCTGAGCCAGGCCGGCCTGGCCGCCAGCGCCGAAGCGGTGGATCTGCTGGTGGCGCGCATCGAGGGCAACCTGCTGGCCGCGGTACAGGAGATCGAGAAGCTCAAGCTGCTGGTCGAGGGCAACCAGGTCGACGCAGCCACCGTGCAGGCCAGTGTCGCCGACAGCGCGCGTTTCGACCTGTTCGGCCTGCTCGACGCCGCCCTGGGCGGTGAGGCGGCGCACGCCCTGCGCATGCTCGAAGGGCTGCGCGGCGAAGGCGTGGAGGCAGCGGTGATCCTCTGGGGCCTGGCGCGCGAACTGCGCCTGCTGGCCAGCCTGGCCCAGCAGCACGGCCAGGGCCTGCCGCTGGAGCGACTGATCGCCCAAGCCAAGCCGCCGATCTTCGGCAAGCGCCAGGGCCTGGTCGGCCGCGCCGTGCAGCGCCATCCGGCGAGCCGCTGGCAGCAGCTGCTGCGCGACGCCCAGCGTATCGACGAACAGATCAAGGGCCAGGCGCCCGGCGATCCGTGGAACGGCCTGGCGCAGCTGACCCTGCAGATCGCCGGGGTCCGCCTCAGCCTGCCCAGCGAATAG
- a CDS encoding LPS-assembly lipoprotein LptE, giving the protein MKSSLTGLLLVLLTTLLAACGFQLRGTGSDAFALRELDLKARNAYGDTVKDVRRALENSGVRVHGGAPYQLVLVGEGQKQRTASYTSAARSAEYEMTANLAYEIRGNQLTLLRDQVATQKVYVHDSNNLAGTDQEAERVRTEMRRELVQQLLLRLQQLSPAQLAELQETAQAKAEAEAKAAAAARQAAPATPAR; this is encoded by the coding sequence ATGAAATCCAGCCTGACCGGCCTGCTGCTGGTGCTGCTCACCACTCTGCTCGCGGCCTGCGGCTTCCAGCTGCGCGGCACCGGCAGCGATGCCTTCGCCCTGCGCGAGCTGGACCTCAAGGCGCGCAACGCCTACGGCGATACCGTCAAGGACGTGCGCCGCGCCCTGGAGAACAGCGGCGTGCGCGTGCACGGCGGCGCCCCCTACCAGCTGGTGCTGGTCGGAGAAGGCCAGAAGCAGCGCACCGCCAGCTACACCAGCGCGGCGCGCAGTGCCGAGTACGAGATGACCGCCAACCTCGCCTACGAGATCCGCGGCAACCAGCTGACGCTGCTGCGCGACCAGGTGGCGACCCAGAAGGTCTACGTGCACGACTCCAACAACCTGGCCGGCACCGACCAGGAAGCCGAGCGGGTGCGCACCGAGATGCGCCGCGAGCTGGTCCAGCAACTGCTCCTGCGCCTGCAACAGCTTAGCCCGGCACAGCTCGCCGAACTGCAGGAAACCGCCCAGGCCAAGGCCGAAGCGGAGGCCAAGGCGGCCGCTGCCGCTCGCCAGGCCGCGCCGGCAACCCCGGCCCGCTGA
- the leuS gene encoding leucine--tRNA ligase, which yields MHEQYQPREIEAAAQSHWAAHQSFEVSEQPGKDTFYCLSMFPYPSGKLHMGHVRNYTIGDVIARYQRMQGKNVLQPMGWDAFGMPAENAAMQNQVAPAAWTYANIDYMKTQLKSLGLAIDWSREVTTCKPDYYRWEQWLFTRLFEKGVIYRKNGTVNWDPVDQTVLANEQVIDGRGWRSGALVEKREIPMYYFRITAYAEELLADLDKLDGWPEQVKTMQRNWIGKSFGADIEFAYDAATCGGEGRLKVYSTRPDTLMGATYVAVAAEHPLAQRAAEHNAELAAFIAECKSGSVAEADVATMEKKGLPTGQFVIHPLTGDKLPVFVANYVLWGYGEGAVMAVPAHDERDFEFANKYGLPLVQVYRKAEGDDDFSASQWQAWYADKAGLVTVNSGKYDNLEFQAAFDAIVADLEASGHGARKTQFRLRDWGISRQRYWGCPIPIIHCPSCGDVPVPAEQLPVVLPEDVVPDGTGSPLARMPEFYACSCPKCGAAAKRETDTMDTFVESSWYYARYASPKFEGGMVDKAAANHWLPVDQYIGGIEHAILHLLYARFFHKLMRDEGLVDSDEPFTNLLTQGMVIAETYYRLQENGSKLWFNPADVEVDTDAKGKAIAARLKSDGLPVEIGGTEKMSKSKNNGVDPQTMIEQYGADTCRLFMMFAAPPEMSLEWSDSGVEGAARFLRRIWRLAQAHVAAGLPGALDTTILNDAQKEIRRAIHLAIKQASQDVGQHHKFNTAIAQVMTLMNVLEKAPTESAQDRALLQEGLEAVTLLLAPITPHICHALWQALGHGDAVIDAAWPTVDESALVQDTLTLVVQVNGKLRGEIQVAAAASREEIETAARGNENVLRFTEGQTIRKVIVVPGKLVNIVAN from the coding sequence ATGCACGAACAGTATCAGCCCCGCGAGATCGAAGCCGCCGCGCAGTCCCACTGGGCCGCGCACCAGTCCTTTGAAGTGAGTGAACAGCCCGGCAAGGACACCTTCTATTGCCTGTCGATGTTCCCCTACCCGAGCGGCAAGCTGCACATGGGCCACGTGCGCAACTACACCATCGGCGACGTGATCGCGCGCTACCAGCGCATGCAGGGCAAGAACGTGCTGCAGCCGATGGGCTGGGACGCATTCGGCATGCCGGCGGAGAACGCCGCGATGCAGAACCAGGTCGCCCCGGCCGCCTGGACCTACGCCAACATCGACTACATGAAGACCCAGCTGAAGAGCCTGGGCCTGGCCATCGACTGGTCGCGCGAGGTCACCACCTGCAAGCCGGACTACTACCGCTGGGAGCAGTGGCTGTTCACCCGCCTGTTCGAGAAGGGCGTGATCTACCGCAAAAACGGCACCGTCAACTGGGACCCGGTGGACCAGACCGTGCTGGCCAACGAGCAGGTGATCGACGGTCGCGGCTGGCGCTCCGGCGCGCTGGTCGAGAAGCGCGAGATCCCGATGTACTACTTCCGCATCACCGCCTACGCGGAAGAACTGCTGGCCGACCTCGACAAGCTCGACGGCTGGCCCGAGCAGGTCAAGACCATGCAGCGCAACTGGATCGGCAAGAGCTTCGGCGCCGACATCGAGTTCGCCTACGACGCCGCGACCTGCGGTGGCGAAGGCCGCCTGAAGGTCTACTCGACCCGTCCGGACACCCTGATGGGCGCCACCTACGTGGCGGTCGCTGCCGAGCACCCGCTGGCCCAGCGCGCCGCCGAGCACAACGCCGAACTGGCCGCCTTCATCGCCGAATGCAAGTCCGGCTCGGTCGCCGAGGCCGACGTGGCGACCATGGAGAAGAAGGGCCTGCCGACCGGCCAGTTCGTCATCCATCCGCTGACCGGCGACAAGCTGCCGGTATTCGTCGCCAACTACGTGCTGTGGGGCTACGGCGAAGGCGCGGTGATGGCCGTACCGGCCCACGACGAGCGCGACTTCGAGTTCGCCAACAAGTACGGCCTGCCGCTGGTGCAGGTCTACCGCAAGGCCGAGGGCGACGACGACTTCAGCGCCAGCCAGTGGCAGGCCTGGTACGCCGACAAGGCCGGCCTGGTCACCGTCAACAGCGGCAAGTACGACAACCTCGAGTTCCAGGCCGCCTTCGACGCCATCGTCGCCGACCTGGAAGCGAGCGGCCACGGCGCCCGCAAGACCCAGTTCCGCCTGCGCGACTGGGGCATCAGCCGCCAGCGCTACTGGGGCTGCCCGATCCCGATCATCCACTGCCCGAGCTGCGGCGACGTGCCGGTGCCCGCCGAGCAGCTGCCGGTGGTACTGCCCGAGGACGTGGTGCCGGACGGCACCGGCAGCCCGCTGGCCAGGATGCCCGAGTTCTACGCGTGCAGCTGCCCGAAGTGCGGCGCCGCCGCCAAGCGTGAAACCGACACCATGGACACCTTCGTCGAGTCGTCCTGGTACTACGCGCGCTACGCCTCGCCGAAGTTCGAAGGCGGCATGGTGGACAAGGCCGCGGCCAACCACTGGCTGCCGGTAGACCAGTACATCGGCGGCATCGAACACGCCATCCTGCACCTGCTCTACGCGCGCTTCTTCCACAAGCTGATGCGCGACGAGGGCCTGGTGGACAGCGACGAGCCGTTCACCAACCTGCTGACCCAGGGCATGGTGATCGCCGAGACCTACTACCGCCTGCAGGAGAACGGCAGCAAGCTGTGGTTCAACCCGGCCGACGTCGAGGTCGACACCGACGCCAAGGGCAAGGCGATAGCCGCGCGCCTGAAGAGCGACGGCCTGCCGGTGGAGATCGGCGGCACCGAGAAGATGTCCAAGTCGAAGAACAACGGCGTCGACCCGCAGACCATGATCGAGCAGTACGGCGCCGACACCTGCCGCCTGTTCATGATGTTCGCCGCACCGCCGGAGATGAGCCTGGAGTGGTCCGACTCCGGCGTCGAGGGCGCCGCGCGCTTCCTGCGCCGCATCTGGCGCCTGGCCCAGGCCCACGTCGCCGCCGGCCTGCCGGGCGCGCTGGACACCACCATCCTGAACGATGCGCAGAAGGAGATCCGCCGCGCCATCCACCTGGCCATCAAGCAGGCCAGCCAGGATGTCGGCCAGCACCACAAGTTCAACACCGCCATCGCCCAGGTGATGACCCTGATGAACGTGCTGGAGAAGGCACCGACCGAGAGCGCCCAGGATCGCGCCCTGCTGCAGGAAGGCCTGGAGGCCGTGACCCTGCTGCTGGCGCCGATCACCCCGCACATCTGCCACGCGCTGTGGCAGGCGCTGGGCCACGGCGACGCGGTGATCGACGCCGCCTGGCCTACGGTCGACGAGTCCGCCCTGGTGCAGGACACCCTGACCCTGGTGGTGCAGGTCAACGGCAAGCTGCGCGGCGAGATCCAGGTCGCCGCCGCGGCCTCCCGCGAGGAGATCGAGACCGCCGCGCGCGGCAACGAGAACGTGCTGCGCTTCACCGAGGGCCAGACCATCCGCAAGGTGATCGTGGTGCCCGGCAAGCTGGTCAACATCGTCGCCAACTGA
- a CDS encoding thioesterase family protein, which yields MTTAADTPTLAIDSQYELAYRVSGSDSPRTLCSEPGDDFPDVLATARMVGLLELAAARLMRPLLKDGELSVGVGVDVTHLAATPLFETVRARATFLGMDGKLYAFRVELFDDGGKVGEGRHTRAIVATERLLKSTEKRLQAARNPQS from the coding sequence ATGACCACCGCCGCGGACACCCCCACCCTGGCCATCGACAGCCAGTACGAACTCGCCTATCGCGTCAGCGGCAGCGACTCGCCGCGCACCCTGTGCTCGGAGCCCGGCGACGACTTCCCCGACGTACTGGCCACCGCGCGCATGGTCGGCCTGCTGGAGCTGGCCGCCGCGCGGCTGATGCGCCCGCTGCTCAAGGACGGCGAGCTGTCGGTCGGCGTCGGCGTCGACGTTACCCACCTGGCCGCCACTCCGCTGTTCGAGACGGTGCGCGCCCGCGCCACCTTCCTCGGCATGGACGGCAAGCTGTACGCCTTCCGCGTCGAGCTGTTCGACGACGGCGGCAAGGTCGGCGAAGGCCGTCACACCCGCGCCATCGTCGCCACCGAGCGTCTGCTGAAGAGCACCGAGAAACGCCTGCAGGCGGCGCGCAACCCCCAGTCCTGA
- a CDS encoding YdcF family protein — translation MPLRYLIKQLVLPPGGLLLLLLLAWWWRRRRPRLARACAVLGLGGLWLLSLPVVVEHGARLLEREPALLVNEWPTLAQRAEAIVVLGGGRERGDPAWGGDQPSLLALERARLASRLHWASGLPILVSGGLHFGEPPSEAELFAEVLAEDFGVTVRWLEGRSRTTWENARLSAPLLRDAGVRRIVLVTQAWHMPRARWCFERMGFEVVPAPMGFLGVANGRPFGGWLPEALSVWQSSQLLNEAAGLLLYPLLYR, via the coding sequence GTGCCGCTGCGCTATCTGATCAAGCAACTCGTGCTGCCGCCGGGCGGGTTGCTCCTGCTCCTGCTGCTGGCCTGGTGGTGGCGCCGGCGCCGCCCCCGCCTGGCGCGGGCCTGCGCGGTGCTGGGGCTCGGCGGCCTGTGGCTGCTGAGCCTGCCGGTGGTGGTCGAGCACGGTGCGCGCCTGCTCGAGCGTGAGCCGGCGCTGCTGGTAAACGAGTGGCCGACGCTGGCGCAGCGCGCCGAGGCCATCGTGGTGCTCGGTGGCGGGCGCGAGCGCGGCGATCCCGCCTGGGGTGGTGACCAGCCCAGCCTGCTGGCTCTGGAGCGCGCCCGCCTGGCCTCGCGCCTGCACTGGGCCAGTGGCCTGCCGATCCTGGTCAGCGGCGGCCTGCACTTCGGCGAGCCGCCCAGCGAGGCCGAGCTGTTCGCCGAGGTGCTGGCCGAGGACTTCGGGGTGACGGTGCGCTGGCTGGAGGGACGCAGCCGCACCACCTGGGAGAACGCCAGGCTCAGCGCCCCGCTGCTGCGCGATGCTGGCGTGCGGCGCATCGTGCTGGTCACCCAGGCCTGGCATATGCCGCGGGCGCGCTGGTGCTTCGAGCGCATGGGCTTCGAGGTGGTCCCGGCGCCGATGGGCTTTCTCGGTGTCGCCAACGGGCGACCGTTCGGCGGCTGGTTGCCCGAGGCGCTGTCGGTATGGCAGAGCAGCCAGTTGCTCAACGAGGCGGCCGGGTTGCTGCTCTATCCGCTGCTGTATCGCTGA
- the queG gene encoding tRNA epoxyqueuosine(34) reductase QueG, with translation MSTSTPDLAALAQAIKTWGRELGFQQVGIADVELSAHEAHLARWLAVGYQGEMDYMAAHGHKRSRPAELVPGTLRVVSLRMDYLPGDTRMAETLAASEKAYVSRYALGRDYHKLVRKRLQQLAERIQAAIGPFGYRAFVDSAPVLEKALAQQAGLGWIGKNTLLLNKSAGSWFFLGELFVDLPLPVDAPHEREHCGRCQACLDICPTAAFVGPQLLDARRCISYLTIELKGSIPEELRAPIGNRVFGCDDCQLVCPWNRFARPTGEGDFQPRHGLDNAELATLFRWSEEEFLSRTEGSPLRRAGYERWLRNLAVGLGNAPSSIPVLEALRLRRTHPSALVREHVEWALARHGAA, from the coding sequence ATGTCGACCAGTACTCCCGATCTCGCCGCCCTCGCCCAGGCGATCAAGACCTGGGGCCGCGAGCTGGGCTTCCAACAGGTCGGTATCGCCGACGTCGAACTGAGCGCGCACGAGGCGCACCTCGCACGCTGGCTGGCCGTCGGCTATCAGGGCGAGATGGACTACATGGCCGCCCATGGCCACAAGCGCTCGCGGCCGGCCGAGCTGGTGCCGGGCACCCTGCGGGTGGTGTCGCTGCGCATGGACTACCTGCCCGGAGACACGCGCATGGCCGAGACGCTCGCCGCCTCGGAGAAGGCCTACGTGTCGCGCTACGCCCTCGGCCGCGACTACCACAAGCTGGTGCGCAAGCGCCTGCAGCAGCTGGCCGAGCGCATCCAGGCGGCAATCGGTCCGTTCGGCTACCGCGCCTTCGTCGACAGCGCGCCGGTGCTGGAAAAGGCCCTCGCCCAGCAGGCCGGGCTCGGCTGGATCGGCAAGAACACCCTGCTGCTGAACAAGTCGGCCGGCAGCTGGTTCTTCCTCGGCGAACTGTTCGTCGACCTGCCGCTGCCGGTCGACGCACCGCACGAGCGCGAGCACTGCGGGCGCTGCCAGGCCTGCCTGGACATCTGCCCGACCGCCGCCTTCGTCGGCCCGCAGCTGCTGGATGCGCGGCGCTGCATTTCCTACCTGACCATCGAGCTGAAGGGCAGCATCCCCGAAGAGCTGCGCGCGCCGATCGGCAACCGCGTGTTCGGCTGCGACGATTGCCAGCTGGTCTGCCCGTGGAACCGCTTCGCCCGCCCCACCGGCGAGGGCGACTTCCAGCCGCGCCACGGCCTGGACAACGCCGAGCTGGCCACACTGTTCCGCTGGAGCGAGGAGGAGTTCCTCAGCCGCACCGAAGGCTCGCCGCTGCGGCGCGCCGGCTACGAGCGCTGGCTGCGCAACCTGGCGGTCGGCCTCGGCAACGCGCCCAGCAGCATCCCGGTGCTCGAGGCGCTGCGCCTGCGCCGCACGCATCCGTCGGCACTGGTGCGCGAGCATGTCGAGTGGGCCCTAGCCCGCCACGGCGCGGCCTGA